The stretch of DNA GTGCACCGACAGCACCAGCGGCGTGGCCAGCGCGGCCAGGAACAGGTACGCGCGGGTGAAGTGCCGCCACTCGCGGTCGGTTCCCCGCCAGCCCAGGGAAAGGATGGTGTAGACCTTCTTCCGCATCGGGTGCGTGGCCGTGTCGCGCGCCGCCGCGATGTCGGGGATCAGGCCGATGAAGAAGAAGACCGAGCTGACCGTCAGGTACGTGGTGACCGCGAACACGTCCCACAGCAGCGGGCTGCGGAAGTTGGGCCACAGGTGCCGCTGGCTGGGAAGCGGCAGCAGCCAGTAGAAGAACCAGGGGCGGCCGATGTGGATGATGGGGAAGAGCGCGGCCGTGAGCACCGCGAACACCGTCATCGCCTCGGCGAAGCGGTAGATGGACTGCCGCCAGGGCGCCCGGAACAGGTACAGGATGGCGGAGATCAGCGTCCCCGCGTGGCCGATGCCGACCCAGAACACGAAGGTGGTGATGTACACGCCCCACCCCGCCGGGTTGGTCAGCCCGCTCATCCCCAGGCCGTACCAGATGTTGTGCAGCTCGGCGATCACCATCAGCCCCACCAGGCTGATGGCCAGCCCGAGGAGGGCCAGGTAGCCCTTCCCCGGCTTGGTCAGCAGCCGGTTGGCGTCGCGGTTGACCTGCTCGTAGCTCGCGACGTCGGGGTGGAAGGCCGACCGGACTGCGGTCGGCGCGGTTTCGGTCGCCATCTCAACGCCCTCCCGGGTGTACGCCGGCCTGCGGCGTGTTCTCCGTGCCGCCCATCTCGGCGCGCTCCTCGGCCTCGTGGCTGGTGTTGCGCGGCTGGTGCAGCGTGACCTTCTTCAGGTAGACGATGGCCGTCTGCGTGTTCAGCTCCTCCAGCGCGCGGTACCCGCGGTTGGTGGTGGCCGCCCGCGCCACCGCCGAGTTCTGGTCGCGGATGTTGCCGAAGGTGATGACCTGGGTGGGGCACGCCTGCGCGCAGGCCGGCACCACCTCGCCGTCGCGCACGTGGCGCCCCTCCACCGCGGCGCGGCGCTCGCCCTCGTGGATGCGCTGCACGCAGAAGGTGCACTTCTCCATCACGCCCTTCTCGCGCACCGTCACGTCGGGGTTCAGCTGCCAGTTCAGCGGTGTCTCGAACTGGTAGGTGAACCAGTTGAACACGCGCACCTTGTACGGGCAGTTGTTGGCGCAGTAGCGCGTGCCCACGCAGCGGTTGTACACCTGCCCGTTCAGCCCGTCGGGCGTGTGGTACGCCGCGTAGACGGGGCACACCGGCTCGCAGGGGGCGTTCGAGCAGTGCTGGCAGGGCATGGGCACGAAGCGCACGTCGTCGGTCGCCGCGTCCGAGTACGCCTCGGCCTCGTCCTGCCCCACGCCGAAGTAGCGCTCGATGCGCAGCCAGCTGAGGTCGCGCCCGCGCTTGTACTCGGAGGGCCCCACCACGGGGATGTTGTTCTCGGCGTAGCAGGCCACGGTGCACGCCGAGCAGCCGATGCAGCGGGCCAGGTCCATCACCATCGCCCAGCGCGTGTCGCCGGGGATGTACTGGCCGTACTCGGACCCCGGCGTGGGGTACCCGCCCGCCGGGTCGGTGCGGGTGGGAACGGGCTTGAAGCCGCCGTTCCCCTTCAGCTCCTCGATCTCGTGCTCCGAGCCGGGGATGGCGCCGGGGCCCTGCGCGTCGGCCTGCGTGATGGCGGCCAGCGACACCGCCTGCGCCACCTCGCGGTCGTGCTGGATGCGCACGCCGTTCTCGTACAGCCCCTGGAAGCGCGGGCCCGCGCCCTCGCCGGTGGCGCGGAGGGAGACCCGCACTCCGTAGTGCACGAACGCCCCCGAGGCCGGGTCCACCGCGCCGCCCAGCAGCTTCATGGGGTTGGCGCCGCGCCCGGCCGTCCACCGCCCGAAGCCCTCGTGCCCCATCCCCATCTGGATGGCGACGGCGTCTTCGCGCACGCCCGGCCAGATGTAGGCGGGAAGCTGGATCGCGCCGTGGGGCGACTTCACCTCCAGCACGTCGCCCTGCACCACGCCGAGCTTCTTGGCGGTGTTGGGATGGACCTCCACCCACATGTCCCACGGTACCTTGGTCACCGGGTCCGGCAGCTCCAGCAGCCAGGGCCGGTTCGCGTTGCGCCCGTCGAAGAAGCGGTAGCTGGGGTAGACGACCAGCACGTACTCGCCGGTCCCCTCGAAGATCGGCGCCGCCGCGGCACCGGCCGGAGCCGCCGTCGCGGCCACCGGGGCCGGCGTCGTGGGGACGGGTGTCGTCGCCACCGGAGCCGGCTGCGCGCCGGCCGGAGCCGTCGCCGCTGCCGCGCCCGCGGGGAGCGCCGCCGTGCCGCCCGAGGCGGCGAAGATGCCGCCGGCCTTCAGCGCGTCGCGCCAGGCCGAGCCGCTCGCCCGGCCGGCCCAGTTGGCCACCAGGTAGTCGTAGTAGGTCTTCGCCCCCGCGGCGGCGCCGGGGAGGGCCAGGTTCAGCCGCGCGGCCACCGCCAGCAGGACGTCGCCGACCTGCTTGGTGTTGAAGACGGGGCGCATGGCCGGCTGCACCAGGTTCAGCACCCCGGCGCGCGGCGCATGGTCGTCCCAGCTCTCCAGGAAGTGGCTCTGGGGGAGGATGAAGTTGGCCATGCGCGCCGTGTCGTCCGGGAAGGACGAGAACGAGACGCGCACCGGCACCTTCTTCAGCGCCTGGGCGAACTTCAGCCCCCCGGGGAGGGTGAACACCGGGTCCGAGGCGTCGATCAGCAGGACGCGCACCTGCCCCGCGGCCATCTGCCGGATCAGCTCCACCATGGGGCGCATGTCGGCCGGACGGGCCGGAGCCGCCGCCCCGCCGCCGCGGTTCAGCCGGGCGACCGCCGCCTCGAGCGCCGTGTTGCCGCTGGAGCGGAGCGCCGCGCCGGGGCCCATGGCGACCGGCGTGCGGGCCGTCCGATACCAGTCGATCGCGGTCTGCAGCTTCCGGGCGTCGATCCCGGCCTGCGCGGCCGCGCCGGCGTTGCCGCTGGCCAGCGCGTCGGCCACCAGCGCCTCCGTCCCCGGCTTGCAGTTCAGCCACAGGTCGGCGTTCAGCCCCGTCAGCGGGCGGTGCGGGCCCACCCAGATGAACTTCCCGCGCACGCCGCCCTTGCGGTAGGCGTGCATCTGCGCGAACTGCCAGGCGTAGTCGACCGGCGACCCCCAGGTCTCCAGGAAGTCGGCGCCGAAGGCCACGATGAGGTCGGCGTTGGCGAAGTCCAGGTCGCGCGGCGCGTCCTCGAGCGGCGCGTACGTCACGCGCCGCCCGCCGATGGCCGCGGTGAACTCGTCGGCCAGGCGCGCCATCGTCCCCGTGTAGTTGCCGGAGAGGAAGACCACCGAGCCGCGCGGCGCCGAGTAGATCTGCGCCGCCACCTGCTCCTCGGCGATGCTCCAGGCGACGTTGCGCGGGGTGCCGCCCACGTCGCTCTCGATGAGCATGGGGCCCTGGTAGCGGTCGGGGTGGTAGAGCCCCTGGACCGACGCCTGCCCGCGCGCGCAGGTGTTGCCGTGCGAGACCGGGTGGCCGGGGTTCCCCTCGACCTTGGTGACGCGCCCCTCGTGCGTTTCCACCTGGATGCCGCACCCGGCCGGGCATTCGCGGCAGGTGCTGGCGTAGAACGTGGACGTCCCGGGGACGATGTCCTCGGGGGGGATCACGTAGGGGATCAGCTTGTCGGCCTGTGTGGTGCCGCACCCGACCGTCGCGACGCCGGCCCCGGATACGCCCAGGACCTTCAGGAAGTCGCGTCTCTTCATTCCATCAGCCATGCTTGCTCCTGGCACAGGGGGCGCCCGCCGCGGCCGTGGCCGCCGGCGCCCCGTCTTTCGCGCGACAGATCAGTAGTGGCACGCCACGCAGTCGGTGGAGGCGCGCTGGTTGGGCCGGGTGGCGGCCACGCCGGCCACGTCGTGCCCGGCCGCGCGCAGCTCGCGGACGCGGCGGATGAACGACGAGCGCTCGCGCACCGAGGCCTCCTCGGCCGCCGACAGCGGCGTCTGGCCGCGGTGGCACTCGATGCACCAGCCCATGCGCAGCGAGCTGAACTGGTAGACCTTCTTCATCTCCTGCACGGGGCCGTGGCAGGTCTGGCACTGCAGCCCGGCGTTCACGTGCATGAAGTGCGGGAACTTGGCGTGCTCGGGGATCTTGTGGATGCGCACCCAGGGCACCGCGGCGCCGCGCTTCCAGTAGTCCACCAGCAGGTTGGCGTTGCGGTTCCAGAAGGTGTCGCGCTGCGCAGTCGGGAAGGCGAGCGACGCCTGGCTGGCCACCGCGCCGGGCGCGCTGCTGCCGGGCACGTGGCATCCCACGCACACCTGCACGGCGGGAATGCCGGCGTCCACCGAGCGGTCGGCCGTGTAGTGGCAGTACATGCACGGGATGTTGTTCTGCCCCGCGTGCACGCT from Longimicrobium sp. encodes:
- a CDS encoding molybdopterin dinucleotide binding domain-containing protein, which codes for MKRRDFLKVLGVSGAGVATVGCGTTQADKLIPYVIPPEDIVPGTSTFYASTCRECPAGCGIQVETHEGRVTKVEGNPGHPVSHGNTCARGQASVQGLYHPDRYQGPMLIESDVGGTPRNVAWSIAEEQVAAQIYSAPRGSVVFLSGNYTGTMARLADEFTAAIGGRRVTYAPLEDAPRDLDFANADLIVAFGADFLETWGSPVDYAWQFAQMHAYRKGGVRGKFIWVGPHRPLTGLNADLWLNCKPGTEALVADALASGNAGAAAQAGIDARKLQTAIDWYRTARTPVAMGPGAALRSSGNTALEAAVARLNRGGGAAAPARPADMRPMVELIRQMAAGQVRVLLIDASDPVFTLPGGLKFAQALKKVPVRVSFSSFPDDTARMANFILPQSHFLESWDDHAPRAGVLNLVQPAMRPVFNTKQVGDVLLAVAARLNLALPGAAAGAKTYYDYLVANWAGRASGSAWRDALKAGGIFAASGGTAALPAGAAAATAPAGAQPAPVATTPVPTTPAPVAATAAPAGAAAAPIFEGTGEYVLVVYPSYRFFDGRNANRPWLLELPDPVTKVPWDMWVEVHPNTAKKLGVVQGDVLEVKSPHGAIQLPAYIWPGVREDAVAIQMGMGHEGFGRWTAGRGANPMKLLGGAVDPASGAFVHYGVRVSLRATGEGAGPRFQGLYENGVRIQHDREVAQAVSLAAITQADAQGPGAIPGSEHEIEELKGNGGFKPVPTRTDPAGGYPTPGSEYGQYIPGDTRWAMVMDLARCIGCSACTVACYAENNIPVVGPSEYKRGRDLSWLRIERYFGVGQDEAEAYSDAATDDVRFVPMPCQHCSNAPCEPVCPVYAAYHTPDGLNGQVYNRCVGTRYCANNCPYKVRVFNWFTYQFETPLNWQLNPDVTVREKGVMEKCTFCVQRIHEGERRAAVEGRHVRDGEVVPACAQACPTQVITFGNIRDQNSAVARAATTNRGYRALEELNTQTAIVYLKKVTLHQPRNTSHEAEERAEMGGTENTPQAGVHPGGR
- a CDS encoding cytochrome c3 family protein, translating into MKRAFTILGLALLAIAAQSCRKYSADEGDAPDQPIAFYHSVHAGQNNIPCMYCHYTADRSVDAGIPAVQVCVGCHVPGSSAPGAVASQASLAFPTAQRDTFWNRNANLLVDYWKRGAAVPWVRIHKIPEHAKFPHFMHVNAGLQCQTCHGPVQEMKKVYQFSSLRMGWCIECHRGQTPLSAAEEASVRERSSFIRRVRELRAAGHDVAGVAATRPNQRASTDCVACHY